A part of Diachasmimorpha longicaudata isolate KC_UGA_2023 chromosome 11, iyDiaLong2, whole genome shotgun sequence genomic DNA contains:
- the LOC135167495 gene encoding large ribosomal subunit protein eL32, which yields MAIRPVYRPKIVKKRTKKFIRHQSDRYDKLKRNWRKPKGIDNRVRRRFKGQYLMPNIGYGSNKKTRHMLPTGFRKVLVHNVKELEVLMMQNRKFCAEIAHAVSSKKRKAIVERAQQLSIRVTNANARLRSEENE from the exons ATGGCCATCAGACCAGTATACAGGCCCAAAATCGTGAAGAAGAGGACCAAGAAGTTTATCAGACATCAGAGTGATCGTTATGACAAACTCAAG AGGAACTGGCGTAAGCCCAAAGGTATTGACAACAGAGTTCGTAGGCGATTCAAGGGACAGTACTTGATGCCCAACATTGGTTATGGAAGCAACAAGAAGACCAGACACATGCTCCCCACTGGATTCCGCAAGGTCCTCGTACACAATGTCAAG gaaCTGGAAGTCCTCATGATGCAGAACCGAAAATTCTGCGCTGAAATCGCTCACGCTGTCAGCAGCAAGAAACGCAAGGCCATCGTCGAACGTGCCCAGCAGCTCTCGATCCGTGTGACGAACGCTAACGCACGTCTGCGATCTGAGGAGAACGAATAA
- the LOC135167477 gene encoding actin nucleation-promoting factor WASL-like produces MKSTKDHRGCVLLQPEENEEVYGLIGNRCQCLAAGVIQLYLTEPPAHREWIKKNTGVITLIRDNPKRSYFLRLYCLQRKAMLWEQELYNSMSYNAPKTYFHTFEGEDCMAAFNFANETEAVIMRSVLLERLNANKQRRQDRKARLDAGMQQRVVTLPRRNPNSTSDYTGFPTNTGANTLNGSLSSLGVNGSLGSSMYKKKNRQEKDPKRKLTTADIGLPSDFRHVAHMGRDPHHNLEWDPDDAKLKQFFDAAGITRQQLTSKSTRDFIYSYLDAAGGMKAVENDLGKLTRQAGPTSTQSLPALPVPPAPSSDPPPPIPARTVPVTTSPGINNNQIRSTRPLPPVRTNVPPPPPSAPPAHRSLPSRPPPPSGSPGLPPPPPVPPPPPRSTSNTSNVSSVSNISSVSNSSSTSAPAPPPPPPPPPLPELESIDTGVSNAVSPARNGNSRNNNGDGDDLRPKLMDAIRSGTTLKKVDQTEKKPPPVTDTRSDLLNQIREGIALKPVTSDPKPAAPSVPQGGLAGALSRALAERSKLLGYAGDSEEESSDTEEDEWDE; encoded by the exons ATGAAGAGTACCAAGGATCACAGGGGATGTGTACTCCTCCAACCTGAGGAGAACGAGGAGGTTTACGGGTTAATTGGAAATCGTTGCCAG TGCCTAGCGGCAGGAGTCATACAGTTATACTTGACTGAGCCTCCTGCCCATCGAGAATGGATAAAGAAGAACACCGGTGTGATAACGTTGATAAGGGATAACCCAAAACGCAGTTACTTCCTGAGATTGTACTGTTTGCAGAGAAAAGCCATGTTGTGGGAACAGGAATTGTATAATTCAATGTCGTATAATGCACCTAAAACATATTTCCATACGTTCGAAGGGGAGGACTGCATGGCAGCATTTAATTTCGCTAATGAAACTGAAGCCGTGATTATGAG GAGTGTCCTCCTGGAAAGATTAAATGCCAATAAACAGAGGAGGCAGGATAGAAAAGCGAGATTAGATGCTGGGATGCAACAGAGAGTGGTAACATTACCCAGGAGAAATCCGAATAGTACCTCTGATTACACTGGATTCCCGACGAACACAGGCGCCAACACCCTGAATGGCTCGTTATCGTCGTTGGGAGTCAATGGAAGTTTGGGGAGCTCCAtgtacaagaaaaaaaatagacaagAGAAGGACCCCAAGAGGAAATTGACCACGGCGGATATTGGTCTACCTTCGGATTTCAG ACATGTGGCACATATGGGACGGGACCCCCATCATAATCTTGAGTGGGACCCCGATGATGCTAAACTCAAGCAATTTTTCGATGCGGCCGGCATCACGAGGCAACAATTGACAAGTAAAAGCACTCGTGACTTCATCTACAGTTACCTGGATGCGGCTGGGGGAATGAAGGCTGTGGAGAATGACCTTGGGAAATTAACAAGACAAGCTGGACCCACCAGTACGCAGTCGCTGCCAGCATTACCAGTGCCACCTGCGCCTAGCTCTGATCCACCTCCTCCCATTCCAGCCCGGACGGTACCTGTTACGACGAGTCCTGGAATTAACAAT AATCAAATAAGAAGCACACGACCATTGCCACCAGTACGAACGAACGTGCCTCCACCCCCTCCGAGTGCTCCACCTGCCCACAGGAGTCTGCCATCACGGCCGCCACCCCCCTCAGGCTCCCCCGGTTTACCGCCACCTCCGCCGGTACCACCGCCGCCACCACGAAGCACATCCAACACATCGAACGTCTCCAGTGTCTCGAATATTTCCAGCGTTTCAAATTCTTCGAGTACTTCAGCTCCAGcaccacctccaccaccaccacctcccCCTCTTCCTGAGTTGGAAAGTATTGATACAGGAGTCAGTAACGCAGTATCACCAGCGAGAAATGGAAATAGTAGAAATAATAATGGCGATGGTGATGATCTTAGGCCGAAACTTATGGACGCTATCAGAAGTGGTACAACGCTCAAG AAAGTGGACCAGACCGAGAAGAAGCCACCTCCAGTCACCGACACGCGCAGTGACTTACTAAATCAAATTCGTGAGGGAATAGCCCTGAAACCAGTGACAAGTGATCCAAAACCAGCGGCTCCGTCAGTTCCCCAAGGCGGCCTAGCTGGTGCCTTATCCCGTGCTCTCGCCGAGCGTTCGAAATTGCTCGGTTACGCTGGCGACAGCGAGGAGGAGAGCAGTGACACCGAAGAGGACGAGTGGGACgagtaa
- the LOC135167484 gene encoding mitochondrial-processing peptidase subunit beta-like, translating into MWGLRGALTFSRRINFKALSRFAARGLSSRPIPCVEGHVGVPEGVMDSTFLKNDMKLVCEYKADSCFTAVGCFLPAGAVHEYPQERGAALFMEHLLFRKTRCKDPDDIDEELGKIGAKLSTTATRDIFLFYGTVPSWDFEKLMGLLAEIILDGIICEEDVEREKKVILRRLEEMEGNFEGMTMDYLTNVAYQGTNLGRSVYPETCVIETMTADTINAFRNRLFRPHNMTMISTGGTSIEDLQCIAERYFETGDPDPCKPPEQIDQEVYPASLSFRYTGSEMRYRDDDQELGYVAMAVEGPGHGNCNDHCAMTVAKDFVGQWSLADAGYKNNAPYLAQCAFGTNMCHLYKSFNVGWHCTGLWGCYFVCEKLQLEDMVFMIQKEWMRLCTSITSKEVARAVNQCKMRELMSVQTPEDRFLDIAMCIYHRGSYQTFNERLSRFDGVSVGVLREAADKYIYDRCPVIAAVGRIENLPDYNFIRSYMYQLRR; encoded by the exons ATGTGGGGTTTACGAGGTGCACTTACTTTCTCCCgaagaattaatttcaagGCTCTGTCAAGG TTTGCTGCTCGCGGTTTATCGTCTAGGCCCATTCCCTGTGTCGAGGGTCATGTGGGGGTCCCTGAAGGAGTCATGGACTCGACATTCTTGAAGAATGACATGAAACTGGTCTGCGAGTACAAAGCAGACTCTTGCTTCACTGCTGTGGGGTGTTTTCTCCCTGCTGGGGCTGTACATGAATATCCACAGGAGAGAGGGGCTGCTTTATTTATGGAGCATTTACTGTTTCGA AAAACTAGATGTAAAGATCCCGACGATATTGACGAGGAGCTGGGGAAAATAGGAGCTAAGCTATCGACAACTGCCACgcgagatatttttctcttctatGGAACGGTCCCGTCGTGggactttgaaaaattgatgggaCTGTTGGCGGAGATAATTCTTGATGGAATCATATGCGAAGAGGACGTTGAGAGGGAGAAGAAAGTCATCCTCAGGCGTTTGGAGGAAATGGAGGGGAATTTCGAAGGAATGACGATGGATTACCTTACAAATGTTGCATATCAGGGCACGAACTTGGGGAGGAGTGTCTATCCAGAGACCTGTGTCATCGA GACAATGACTGCAGACACAATCAACGCTTTCAGAAACCGTCTCTTCAGGCCCCACAACATGACGATGATCAGCACTGGTGGCACATCCATCGAGGACCTGCAATGCATCGCTGAGAGGTATTTTGAGACTGGAGACCCTGATCCTTGCAAGCCCCCTGAACAAATAGATCAAGAAGTGTACCCAGCCTCCCTGTCCTTCCGATACACAGGCTCCGAGATGAGGTACAGAGACGACGATCAGGAGTTGGGGTACGTAGCCATGGCTGTGGAAGGACCAGGGCATGGAAATTGCAATGATCACTGTGCCATGACTGTTGCCAAGGACTTCGTGGGGCAGTGGAGCCTTGCTGATG CTGGCTACAAGAATAATGCTCCATACCTGGCACAATGTGCCTTTGGTACAAACATGTGTCACCTCTACAAATCCTTCAATGTGGGATGGCATTGCACTGGACTCTGGGGATGTTACTTCGTGTGTGAGAAACTGCAACTAGAG GACATGGTCTTCATGATTCAGAAGGAGTGGATGCGCCTCTGCACCTCCATAACTAGTAAAGAGGTAGCCAGGGCTGTGAATCAGTGTAAAATGCGGGAGTTGATGAGCGTGCAGACCCCGGAAGACAGATTCCTCGACATTGCGATGTGCATTTACCATCGGGGTTCCTATCAAACGTTCAACGAGAGACTCTCACGATTCGACGGAGTGTCTGTGGGGGTATTGAGAGAAGCAGCTGACAAATACATCTACGATCGGTGTCCGGTGATCGCGGCAGTAGGTAGGATCGAGAATCTCCCTGATTATAATTTCATCAGGTCTTATATGTACCAATTAAGACGATAA
- the LOC135167486 gene encoding uncharacterized protein LOC135167486 isoform X1: MYYQAIALNLVLISVSIQVIACEGCNKEDHQKCVALADPLLKDAHLIFPDNMRDIDMVCRTWSSFVDCIKRYIDRCFTKQRREQFNQAVESPIASVHQMCSVTSYQTEYLQYASCLKATVTEAQHCGNQYTALVDEVSQGEMARRSLCCAHHHFRACVITETRKRCDGGQPGGAASRFSGQILDRALSFLQQQCQAYIPNNSDCPEPVTESSLALAVSPLDEDPGNRGISRRPYQRTLSPDNYAGQASTFHGASTNAINSASSFRSTGRSLNVLPIVYHFLENEEPDARPPPTLEVSNSQVTAKVEAPEVKTSEGEGDMSTVGQSIEEPAVIVTQRSPNYGRGMSWTSPSSKETTEIPAWATSTWPETNKDSVTESWYPAAGSFGGNNIDEPNQQGLKNGQSCLRSTIVPSVIVTIALYFI, from the exons ATGTATTACCAAGCAATTGCGCTCAATTTAGTACTGATAA GTGTGTCTATCCAAGTGATTGCTTGCGAGGGCTGCAACAAGGAGGACCACCAGAAATGCGTCGCCCTCGCCGATCCCCTCCTCAAAGACGCACATCTCATCTTTCCGGACAACATGAGGGACATTGATATGGTCTGCAG GACATGGTCGAGCTTCGTCGACTGCATCAAGCGGTATATCGACAGATGCTTCACGAAGCAGCGCCGGGAGCAATTCAATCAGGCGGTGGAGTCGCCGATTGCCTCGGTCCATCAGATGTGTTCTGTTACTTCGTATCAGACTG AGTACCTGCAGTACGCCAGCTGTCTGAAAGCGACCGTTACCGAGGCCCAGCACTGCGGTAATCAGTACACAGCGCTGGTAGATGAGGTCTCCCAGGGGGAAATGGCGAGGAGGAGCCTCTGCTG TGCTCATCACCACTTCCGGGCTTGCGTCATTACCGAGACGCGGAAGAGATGTGATGGGGGTCAGCCCGGTGGGGCAGCCTCTCGGTTCTCGGGGCAGATCTTGGACAGAGCTCTCAGCTTCTTGCAGCAGCAGTGCCAGGCTTACAT ACCAAATAATAGCGACTGTCCAGAGCCGGTAACTGAAAGTTCCCTAGCCCTTGCGGTGAGCCCGTTGGACGAAGACCCAGGTAATCGCGGTATCAGCCGACGTCCCTATCAACGAACCCTATCACCCGACAACTACGCAGGACAAGCCAGCACCTTCCACGGCGCAAGTACAAATGCAATAAACAGTGCGTCGTCGTTCCGAAGCACCGGCAGATCCCTAAACGTTCTTCCAA TTGTTTATCATTTTCTAGAGAATGAAGAGCCCGATGCTAGACCACCGCCGACACTCGAGGTGTCCAATTCCCAGGTGACGGCGAAGGTAGAGGCGCCGGAGGTGAAGACTAGTGAGGGCGAGGGGGACATGTCTACTGTTGGACAGAGTATCGAAGAACCTG CTGTAATTGTTACTCAACGATCCCCAAACTACGGGAGAGGAATGTCTTGGACATCTCCCTCATCGAAAGAAACAACAGAAATTCCAGCTTGGGCTACGAGTACCTGGCCTGAGACAAATAAA GACTCTGTAACAGAATCATGGTACCCAGCTGCCGGTAGTTTCGGTGGAAACAACATCGACGAGCCGAACCAGCAAGGCCTGAAGAACGGACAAAGTTGTTTAAGATCTACGATAGTTCCATCAGTTATTGTCACTATtgctttatattttatataa
- the LOC135167473 gene encoding zinc finger protein 554-like has product MSGYRRVNYYELCRLCTSSEGNKLNIFREEGRRRQLQSKIQTYLPIQVLEEDSLPKIVCHECVRKLENYIEFRETVVSAEGMLESYFTSLRFSEDFLKEGKVYVKSTEKETPASPQDPLKIDQIEEEEEESDPLIVPETQGQQQVVVGGLNASNIQIISGVQARVQQYKCAMQMQSGGVAAAVVEATAETHYSYQQQTSQQLSPENPSPQARLTEAQSQPQLQVQNAIQSQNQINLQPQRSQQQNPINTITQIQQLREFEKRQLQLEKEQSQQTQVVSTVLLKATDVDQEQDQLPSKTNENQNLESSDASVQNYAAVQAGPEVFLSLNFKDSAITQQTPRDEVKELKDFIKSEDAIARNSIGQISEFLRIRTCPETNSLITVNPQVICQTGRNLDCRDCGKSFESLNQLNSHECPSSPLMNEVSEIETKDEPLTGNGTTTSFSCDVCAKPFKRKEHLFQHRKLHTGERPYVCTTCAKAFSRKEHLVRHSVSHTGQKMHECEMCGKSFSRKDNLHKHRKTHGVAGPYICETCGKSFVVKHYYLMHLTTHAPTQGEGDNCPDPLPYKCDLCHKAFSVKQYLTTHKLRHRSKNNHGSQSSQGQQSAVSTSNGVVTSSVTSTSSLGSGSGQEGQVVEMQGVGEREQGQQQNFGSNQYQGNVQGFQ; this is encoded by the exons ATGTCTGGATACCGAAGGGTAAATTATTACGAGTTGTGCAGACTCTGCACAAGCAGtgagggaaataaattgaacaTATTTCGAGAGGAAGGACGTCGCAGGCAACTCCAGAGTAAAATACAAACTTATCTGCCAATTCAG GTTCTGGAGGAGGACTCGCTACCAAAGATCGTTTGTCACGAGTGTGTGAGAAAATTGGAGAACTACATTGAGTTTAGGGAGACTGTTGTCAGTGCTGAGGGCATGCTGGAGTCGTACTTCACTTCGTTGAGGTTCTCAGAGGACTTTCTGAAGGAGGGAAAGGTCTATGTCAAGAGCACTGAGAAGGAGACACCTGCCAGTCCTCAGGATCCACTTAAGATTGATCAGattgaggaggaggaggaggagagcgATCCCCTTATTGTGCCGGAGACACAGGGACAACAGCAGGTCGTTGTGGGGGGATTAAATGCTTCGAATATACAGATTATCAGTGGGGTGCAGGCGAGGGTGCAGCAGTACAAATGTGCCATGCag ATGCAATCTGGTGGGGTAGCAGCTGCAGTGGTCGAAGCAACAGCCGAGACCCACTACAGCTACCAACAACAAACCTCCCAGCAGTTGTCTCCTGAGAATCCCTCTCCCCAGGCTCGTCTCACAGAGGCCCAATCCCAGCCTCAACTGCAGGTGCAGAATGCAATACAGAGCCAAAATCAAATAAACCTCCAGCCCCAACGTTCCCAGCAACAAAACCCAATCAACACAATAACCCAAATTCAGCAGCTACGAGAGTTCGAGAAACGCCAATTGCAACTTGAAAAGGAACAGTCCCAACAGACCCAGGTTGTTAGCACCGTTCTCCTGAAGGCAACAGACGTCGACCAGGAACAGGATCAACTTCCCTCGAAAACCAATGAGAATCAAAACCTGGAATCTTCAGATGCTAGTGTCCAGAACTATGCTGCAGTTCAAGCCGGTCCCGAGGTCTTTCTCAGTCTCAACTTCAAGGACTCAGCTATCACTCAGCAAACTCCTCGAGACGAAGTCAAAGAGTTGaaggattttataaaatcagaAGATGCAATTGCTCGAAATTCCATCGGTCAAATCTCTGAATTCCTACGCATACGTACCTGTCCAGAAACAAACTCACTCATAACAGTCAATCCTCAG GTGATCTGCCAAACTGGAAGGAACCTGGACTGTCGTGACTGTGGCAAGAGCTTCGAGTCATTGAACCAGTTGAACAGCCACGAGTGTCCAAGTTCTCCCCTGATGAACGAGGTTTCCGAGATTGAGACCAAGGACGAGCCATTGACTGGAAATGGCACAACAACATCATTCAGCTGTGACGTATGTGCCAAGCCTTTCAAACGAAAAGAGCACCTGTTTCAGCATAGAAAATTGCACACTGGTGAGAGGCCCTATGTATGTACAACGTGTGCCAAAGCATTCAGTAGAAAGGAGCACCTGGTGCGCCACTCAGTGTCACACACTGGACAGAAGATGCATGAGTGCGAAATGTGTGGTAAGAGCTTCTCGAGGAAGGATAATCTCCACAAACACAGGAAGACTCACGGGGTAGCTGGGCCTTATATATGTGAGACGTGTGGCAAGTCCTTTGTCGTTAAGCATTATTATCTCATGCATCTCACCACTCATGCACCTACTCAGGGAGAGGGAGATAATTGTCCTGATCCTCTTCCTTATAAGTGTGATCTCTGTCACAAAGCCTTCTCGGTTAAGCAGTATTTGACGACGCACAAGCTGAGACACAGGTCGAAGAATAATCATGGCAGTCAGAGTAGTCAGGGACAGCAGTCTGCTGTCAGCACGAGTAATGGGGTTGTCACGAGTAGTGTCACTAGTACGAGCAGCTTGGGGAGTGGAAGTGGTCAGGAGGGACAGGTTGTTGAGATGCAGGGGGTGGGTGAGAGGGAGCAAGGCCAGCAGCAGAACTTTGGGAGCAATCAGTATCAGGGGAATGTTCAAGGGTTTCAATGA
- the LOC135167486 gene encoding uncharacterized protein LOC135167486 isoform X2 translates to MYYQAIALNLVLISVSIQVIACEGCNKEDHQKCVALADPLLKDAHLIFPDNMRDIDMVCRTWSSFVDCIKRYIDRCFTKQRREQFNQAVESPIASVHQMCSVTSYQTEYLQYASCLKATVTEAQHCGNQYTALVDEVSQGEMARRSLCCAHHHFRACVITETRKRCDGGQPGGAASRFSGQILDRALSFLQQQCQAYIPNNSDCPEPVTESSLALAVSPLDEDPGNRGISRRPYQRTLSPDNYAGQASTFHGASTNAINSASSFRSTGRSLNVLPKNEEPDARPPPTLEVSNSQVTAKVEAPEVKTSEGEGDMSTVGQSIEEPAVIVTQRSPNYGRGMSWTSPSSKETTEIPAWATSTWPETNKDSVTESWYPAAGSFGGNNIDEPNQQGLKNGQSCLRSTIVPSVIVTIALYFI, encoded by the exons ATGTATTACCAAGCAATTGCGCTCAATTTAGTACTGATAA GTGTGTCTATCCAAGTGATTGCTTGCGAGGGCTGCAACAAGGAGGACCACCAGAAATGCGTCGCCCTCGCCGATCCCCTCCTCAAAGACGCACATCTCATCTTTCCGGACAACATGAGGGACATTGATATGGTCTGCAG GACATGGTCGAGCTTCGTCGACTGCATCAAGCGGTATATCGACAGATGCTTCACGAAGCAGCGCCGGGAGCAATTCAATCAGGCGGTGGAGTCGCCGATTGCCTCGGTCCATCAGATGTGTTCTGTTACTTCGTATCAGACTG AGTACCTGCAGTACGCCAGCTGTCTGAAAGCGACCGTTACCGAGGCCCAGCACTGCGGTAATCAGTACACAGCGCTGGTAGATGAGGTCTCCCAGGGGGAAATGGCGAGGAGGAGCCTCTGCTG TGCTCATCACCACTTCCGGGCTTGCGTCATTACCGAGACGCGGAAGAGATGTGATGGGGGTCAGCCCGGTGGGGCAGCCTCTCGGTTCTCGGGGCAGATCTTGGACAGAGCTCTCAGCTTCTTGCAGCAGCAGTGCCAGGCTTACAT ACCAAATAATAGCGACTGTCCAGAGCCGGTAACTGAAAGTTCCCTAGCCCTTGCGGTGAGCCCGTTGGACGAAGACCCAGGTAATCGCGGTATCAGCCGACGTCCCTATCAACGAACCCTATCACCCGACAACTACGCAGGACAAGCCAGCACCTTCCACGGCGCAAGTACAAATGCAATAAACAGTGCGTCGTCGTTCCGAAGCACCGGCAGATCCCTAAACGTTCTTCCAA AGAATGAAGAGCCCGATGCTAGACCACCGCCGACACTCGAGGTGTCCAATTCCCAGGTGACGGCGAAGGTAGAGGCGCCGGAGGTGAAGACTAGTGAGGGCGAGGGGGACATGTCTACTGTTGGACAGAGTATCGAAGAACCTG CTGTAATTGTTACTCAACGATCCCCAAACTACGGGAGAGGAATGTCTTGGACATCTCCCTCATCGAAAGAAACAACAGAAATTCCAGCTTGGGCTACGAGTACCTGGCCTGAGACAAATAAA GACTCTGTAACAGAATCATGGTACCCAGCTGCCGGTAGTTTCGGTGGAAACAACATCGACGAGCCGAACCAGCAAGGCCTGAAGAACGGACAAAGTTGTTTAAGATCTACGATAGTTCCATCAGTTATTGTCACTATtgctttatattttatataa
- the LOC135167486 gene encoding uncharacterized protein LOC135167486 isoform X3, with the protein MYYQAIALNLVLISVSIQVIACEGCNKEDHQKCVALADPLLKDAHLIFPDNMRDIDMVCRTWSSFVDCIKRYIDRCFTKQRREQFNQAVESPIASVHQMCSVTSYQTEYLQYASCLKATVTEAQHCGNQYTALVDEVSQGEMARRSLCCAHHHFRACVITETRKRCDGGQPGGAASRFSGQILDRALSFLQQQCQAYIPNNSDCPEPVTESSLALAVSPLDEDPGNRGISRRPYQRTLSPDNYAGQASTFHGASTNAINKNEEPDARPPPTLEVSNSQVTAKVEAPEVKTSEGEGDMSTVGQSIEEPAVIVTQRSPNYGRGMSWTSPSSKETTEIPAWATSTWPETNKDSVTESWYPAAGSFGGNNIDEPNQQGLKNGQSCLRSTIVPSVIVTIALYFI; encoded by the exons ATGTATTACCAAGCAATTGCGCTCAATTTAGTACTGATAA GTGTGTCTATCCAAGTGATTGCTTGCGAGGGCTGCAACAAGGAGGACCACCAGAAATGCGTCGCCCTCGCCGATCCCCTCCTCAAAGACGCACATCTCATCTTTCCGGACAACATGAGGGACATTGATATGGTCTGCAG GACATGGTCGAGCTTCGTCGACTGCATCAAGCGGTATATCGACAGATGCTTCACGAAGCAGCGCCGGGAGCAATTCAATCAGGCGGTGGAGTCGCCGATTGCCTCGGTCCATCAGATGTGTTCTGTTACTTCGTATCAGACTG AGTACCTGCAGTACGCCAGCTGTCTGAAAGCGACCGTTACCGAGGCCCAGCACTGCGGTAATCAGTACACAGCGCTGGTAGATGAGGTCTCCCAGGGGGAAATGGCGAGGAGGAGCCTCTGCTG TGCTCATCACCACTTCCGGGCTTGCGTCATTACCGAGACGCGGAAGAGATGTGATGGGGGTCAGCCCGGTGGGGCAGCCTCTCGGTTCTCGGGGCAGATCTTGGACAGAGCTCTCAGCTTCTTGCAGCAGCAGTGCCAGGCTTACAT ACCAAATAATAGCGACTGTCCAGAGCCGGTAACTGAAAGTTCCCTAGCCCTTGCGGTGAGCCCGTTGGACGAAGACCCAGGTAATCGCGGTATCAGCCGACGTCCCTATCAACGAACCCTATCACCCGACAACTACGCAGGACAAGCCAGCACCTTCCACGGCGCAAGTACAAATGCAATAAACA AGAATGAAGAGCCCGATGCTAGACCACCGCCGACACTCGAGGTGTCCAATTCCCAGGTGACGGCGAAGGTAGAGGCGCCGGAGGTGAAGACTAGTGAGGGCGAGGGGGACATGTCTACTGTTGGACAGAGTATCGAAGAACCTG CTGTAATTGTTACTCAACGATCCCCAAACTACGGGAGAGGAATGTCTTGGACATCTCCCTCATCGAAAGAAACAACAGAAATTCCAGCTTGGGCTACGAGTACCTGGCCTGAGACAAATAAA GACTCTGTAACAGAATCATGGTACCCAGCTGCCGGTAGTTTCGGTGGAAACAACATCGACGAGCCGAACCAGCAAGGCCTGAAGAACGGACAAAGTTGTTTAAGATCTACGATAGTTCCATCAGTTATTGTCACTATtgctttatattttatataa